TATAATCATACTTTTCGTCTTTGCTGTTACTGCTACCCTTTTATGATCcccaaaatgtaaatgttgtaCTAGAATTGCtacttattatatatttttctcatattttgtaCAAAGTGAGTTTTACGTGCAAACACTGAAACGAACGTTCGTGCGGAGCAGGTCGGAGATGAGCGCCTAAGGAAGCACCATCGCAGCCTGGCCGAGCTCCACTACAGCAAGGCCGTCTATTTGTTCCTCAGCCTCAAAGACGCGCCCTGCGAGCTGCTCCGCGCGCTCCTGGAGCGGGTGGCCTTCGCCGAGTTCACCATGGCGGGTACGTGGATTAGGACCGGAAACCTCATTTGCTTTTATAAAGAACTCACCTTTTGTGTCACCGCAGCTCAGAACAGCAGCGCCGCGAAGCAGAAGAGCCTGACTGCGGCTCTGGACATCATGGCGGAGACCCGTTTTGCTTTCCAGATGATTCATGCGGAAATCCTGGAGGAGCAGAGAGAGGTATGCACTGGAGGTCGGGAAGCAGTCTTCACGCACTAACCTGTCATCCATCTTTTGTGTCCGTCTGCAGGGAAGCCAGGCAGATATTTTACCGTCTTCTCCTGCTGCATCCGACTCATCGACATCAGGACTGAACCTCCAGGAAGTGATGAAGCTGATTGTTCTGTTCGAGTCACGCTTCTCCGACCTGCTCCTGCAGCTAATAAAACTCATGGCTAAAACCAAACGGAAACCCAGGTGAGATGGTGCACACCTTCTCTTTCTGGCACAGAACCTCACACGAATTTGTGTGTTGACAGCAAAAGCGACGAGGAGCTTCTGAGAACCTACAAGAACATTTACTCCAAGCTGCTACGCTGCGACAAAAACACGCCGCTCCTCGCCAGAGTCCAGCTGTACGCTGAGCTCCTGCAGCTGCTGGCGCCGCAAACTGGAAGAGACGACAACACCGATATGGCGTGACATCAGTAAACGCATCACGACGATTTCTAAATGAACTGGTTGCTTTGATGCCAGGAAaagctttttatatttttgatatgcAGAGCTTCCCCATTGATGCTGGAAACAATTAAAAGTGTCTTTTTTGACATTTCAACAGTGCAATTGTGTAAATTTTGTTATATAGTACGGCCGTGTTTGCTGtgacattgaaataaaaaaaaaaacatgcaccttTTCAACATTTGTCCAACCTAATTATggtcttttatatttatattgtagtAAAATACATTTCGTGCAGTGACTATTTTGTCCGGTAGAGGGCAGAATTGAGACAATTACCGGAGGACCTGTGGTTCGTTCTTTAGGCGATTAACGCTGTATACTTCCTCACTTTACCTTTTATTGAAAACATCAAAAAGTACAATCATTGGCTACACTGTGTCTCACTTGAATGGCTCCCCCATGCAACATGTGTTAAAGTGGAACATCATTACAATCCTATTGCAACAGGCTTGACTTGTATCGCTATTCATTTCAAAAGTTGGCAGTATGGAACACATCAAGAGACGCTAATTTGACCTTTTATGTAAATAAACCACATTTTACGATGTACAAATTGGCATACATAGAAGacaaaaagcataaaaacaccGGACATACTGATGGTACAAAATGGAGGTAAACGAGACAACACATTTCAGGAAATTGGGTGACACCATACTTAGATAAACTTCAATAGccttcataaataaaatatatcaacttaacttttttcttctcatttaaaaggaaaaaatatacGCTTGAAACGTGACAATGGATGTTGACTTATTTACCGAATTATGGATCACTTAGTGACAACATGGACGTTCACTGTGTCCTGATAAGGTACTTGACAAGTTATAAAACGTATACTTTAGTGAAACGAGTGAAATAAGTCCACCGTAAGTCCATTGGTACCTGAGCGAGGACAAAAGAGCACCTTTTATTCACCGGTCCATTACGCTTAGCCTCTGTTAGCTTCCAAGGCGTTCAATATCCGACATTTTGTCACGTGACTTGAAACGTCGCACCACGTTAAGTCCATTCGGTGGTGTGACACCGCCCTCTGGTGGAGCACCGAGGCGTAACAACAGTCCagctgtcttaaaaaaaaaacaaacaatggccGCCGAGCCTCCCTTTTAGTGATTAGTGCAAAAACCAGGAAAGCTTCCTGgtgcttttaaataaaaaaagcaaggCTCAACAGCCGTCTTTGGGGGCCTTTGGCGGTCTGTACGGCAACACCGGTGCGGGTCTGCAAACAAGGAAATGTTTGATGAGAAAACAAGTGATAAAGAAACAAGATATAGTACATGAAGCAACCTGCTGGGTAAAGGGATATTGGGTGGAGGCCTGGGTACAGtggggacggggacggggatGGGGACGGGCAACAGTCCTTTCCCCGCCGTGTGCACGCCTGCCATCGGGGAGCCCCGACCCACGCGAGAGCTTCTTCCAAGCGGGTCGGCAGGAAGCGGCTTCCGGGGAGGACTGGGCTTGTCCAAGTCCTGAAGATGACACATAAACAACTTGTGTaaaggacacttcattaggtacaccggtACGGACATGCGTGCGATGCCGCACGCTTGGACAAGGAAATGACAAATAGCTCCATAAAACGGGTGTCCTAATCCGACAGACCTGGTCCGGTCGGTAAGACGCCGGCTGGCGAGGCAGACTCAGAAAAGGCGGCACGCCCACTGGCGACGAGAAAGCTTGGTGGGCCGGTGCCAGTCTCTGTCGGGCCGGGAGGGGAGGCAGGGTGGACTGTCCCACGGCGAGGGACACGGGCATGGGCTGGCTGATATGCAGAGGCTGGTACAGCGGCAGGCGGCGCAGGCTGTGGGAGTGGAACTTGTGCTGGGGGAGGAGAGGCTCGGCGCTCAGGAGGGAAGAAGGCTgccgggaggaaaaaaaaaacatgaaggagGTTGGAGATAAGTCGGAAGAAAAGTAGAGGGCTCACCTTGTAAATGCTGGTTCCGCACGGCTTGGGAGGGGGCTTCCGCTGTGGTAGTGGTCTACATGTGGACTGGGTCCTGGTTGGGCTGGTGGGCCTCTTTGCCTCGATGGATCTGCATTCAAAGGGAAGTCTTAAAAGACCATGAACACGCTTGGATGGGTTTTTATCAAACCGCCATCTTTTATTTGGGCgattgtatgtttaaaacagtTGGGGATAATTTAGGGCGCCCCCTACTGTTCTACAATGGAATTTAATTAGTCTTGTCATTGCATTAAATTTcattatagataaaaaaaaatcaacattattattatatttattacaatataataataataaattattattattatatttattacaatataataataataaattattattattatatttattacaatataataataataataaattattatataataataatagtcttaAAAGGAACAATGTCTGGTCATTGCATTAAAGTTcattatagattaaaaaaatcatcattattattattagtattattattttaataatatttattacaatataataataataaataattattatatttattattatataataacaataacaatacttattatatttattataatataataattattattatttctattattattaataaaatttcATTGTTCAATTAAAGTGACATTATTAAGTGACGTACTGTAAGCTGCCAAAACCAAGCTGCATTGAACGCATCAGccgtaataaaaacaaatgactaCAACTGAGGTGTTAcgccaccagggggcgccaaATCTTGGCCTTTTGAAAGCGAATTAGGCCATCCAGtagaattaataaatattacgaacaattattcattattttatcttttttttttaaaaaatgttttctttgaaTTTAAATCATCTCGGTGAGCCACTTCAACCACAATTTGCCACTGTAATAAGTTCCAGTGAATGCATTATGgttaatgttattaattaaGCTATTCATCATAATTCACATATGTCATTAACTGAAATATTACTCATTAGAAAATcatttaattggttattttagGGTGGTGGTGAcataaaaaatctataatttcTGATcattattttcaataataataataataattcttgtGGGCGGTATTGTGATACGACGGTGAGGATATGACATACCTGAGCTTCTCCAAGGTGCTTTTCTTCTTGGTGAAGAGCAGACGCAGCAGACGTTTCCTCTTCAGGCAGACGAGGGCGCTGGCGAGCAGAAGTCCGCTGGTCGCCACCAGGACGGCCACGGCGATGAGCACGCTGTGGGCTGGCGGCACACAGGACAATGAACGCATCAACGCACACACGCTGGCGACCACGAGACGAGAGGCGGAGAACGTTATTTACGAGCGATCGCACCGGGAGCCGTGTTCTTACGTCCGAGTTATTCCGAACGGAGGAGGAGACGGATTCATGCAGCTGTTCCGGATTAGGAATGAAATCATCCGCACTAACCTGCCAATCTCGTTGGGCCGCTGTCGATGCTCCCCCCGAAGCCCGCCCCCTCGCAGAACGGGGGCGCCCAGTGTGCTTCGCAGTGGCAGTTCTTCTTGTTGTTGCACACCTGCAATGACGCACACGGCACTGTGTTACAAAGCTCTTCTGTCagatagatgatctttgacttttgCAGGAGGtccccaaaaacagcaaagctctTCTGTCagatagatgatctttgacttttgCGGTAGGTCCCTAAAAACTGCAACGCTCTTCTgttatatagatgatctttgacttgtgtttttgcggTAGGTTCCTAAAAACAAGAGCACTCTTCAGtcttatagatgatctttgacttgtgtttttgcggtaggtccttaaaaacagcaaagctctTCTGtcaaatagatgatctttgacttttgTGGtaggtccctaaaaacagcaaagctcttctgtcatatagatgatctttgacatgTGTTTATGctgtaggttcttaaaaacaacagcactcTTCTGtcttatagatgatctttgacttgcattaaGCAGTGAGCCCTTAAAACAGCAGGGGTCCTCTGTCAGatagatgatctttggcttgtggtttttgcagtaggtactTAAAGACAGCAGAGGTCCtctgccatatagaggatctttggcttgtggtttttgcagtaggtactTAAAGACAGCAGAGGTCCTCTGTCATATAGAGtaggtatagaggatctttggcttgtggtttttgcagtaggtccttaaaacagTAGCGGTcctctgtcatatagatgatctttggcttgtgctttttgcagtaggttcttaaaaacagcagaggtcctctgtcatatagatgatctttggcttGTGGTTTTTGCAGTATAGGTACTTAAAAAGAGCAAGGGTCatctgtcatatagatgatctttgacttgcattttgcagtaagtccttaaaacagcagaggtcctctgtcatatagatgatctttggcttGTGGTTTTTGCAGTATAGGTACTTAAAAAGAGCAAGGGTCatctgtcatatagatgatctttgacttgcattttgcagtaagtccttaaaacagcagaggTCCTCTGTCATATAGACGACCTttggcttgtgtttttttgcagtaggtacttcaaaacagcagaggtcctctgtcatatagaggatctttgcagcaAGTTTTAAAAGACAGCAGAGCTCTTCTATCATATTGATGATCTTTAACTACGGTAGCGTTTTTGCGGTACGTCTTTAATAACAGCGGTGCTTATTCAAGACACAGCAGATctcttgtcatataaaggatctttgactagcaggtTATTAGAACAGTAGTtcgcttctgtcatatagaagatctttgactggtatTTGTTGGTCGGGCGTGTTCCACCAGGCGTAGCGTTTGCTCCTccccgctattacaacattggttctgctgcTCCGTGGTTTGTGATCATGTGATGTCGTTTATGCTCGATAACTTTagacacagtaaaaaaaaaaaaaagctgccacCTTAACTGAACTCTTGCTTTGTGTAAAAAATGGCTGGCTGTGCAGCACAGTAAGTCGTAACAGATAAAACATGTGTCAAGCCCATCCGGTGTAACCTGGCGGGAGGCGGGCTGGGAGTGGGGGTGGGATTCCCTGAGATCCGAGAGGATTCCCGAGCGGGGTAACGGGGCCCAGCCGTCATTGTGATGTTGGAGGGAGCAGGACTTGTGCAGCTGCAAGGGGGAATTTTACAAGTCATGCTGGATGGATGCTGCACTGCTGCGGGTTAGCGGGGGTTAAGAGGCACTCGAGGGGGGGCGATGGGgagtagtgggggggggggggggggggtgatatgtGGCAGCTTTATGTCTTTATATAAAAAAGTACGGGGAATGTTCCTCCAGAGCTATAATTCACATCTCCTCAACTCCGCAAGAGAAAAACGAGACCTTCATTTCGTTCCAGGACACATTACTCCCCCCTACAGGCCTGGAGTTGAACCTCTATTAAAGACACACTCACCCCACGTCCGTTGCATTTCCCGGAGCACTCGTGCACGCCGAAGACGCTGACATTCTGACACTGGCGATTCAGACACACCTGCAAAGCAGAATTAGGAATCAAAGCAGAATCATGACGACATTGGTCAAGATGAGGAACCAAAACCTCAGCTTTCATACGCCTctgttttttgtatgatttttggTTTTCGTTATCGGTTTTCGTACAATCCGCGAAACAAGAGTGCTGACTCATGGTCCGTGCAATTTCATGGGATTGCAGCCGATAAATAacacgccatggggccaaaaaatgatgaagaaggtgagaaacacgcaAAGCCGAAATGTACAGGAAGTCTGTCCGTCCAGTCATCTTCTTCTCCCTAAGCatggaagcccagacttccctctccctggCTTTTTCGTCCCGGTTGTCCCGTTGAATTCCGCGGATGTCCTGGCTTTTCCCAGAGGCCTCTTCCCGGGGTTCCCTGAACACCCCTCCAGGGAGGCGTCTGTTAGGCATCGTAACCAGTTTTTCCCGGATAACTTCTTGGGATGCTTCCTTATCTCTACAGAGAAAATTTATTTGGGCTGCCCGCTCATcttatacaattatttattattattttgtgcatgtaaaactagaattattATCTATAAAATATACTTCGCTTAatacttttgtgtgtttgattCATCGGTTTTCCAAGGGAATGAATAAGACGGAATAATAACGCGGAACTGCTTACCCTGCCGTCACCACACTTGGTACCGGCCAGAACCAGACCAGGATCTGGCATGTCGTCCCCCAGGTAAACGTGTGTACCCCGACAGAGGATGCGACCCCCCTCTTGGAGCGGGATGTTGGTTTCGATGGAAACGGCGTTGGTTCCGATAACCGGACGGTTGGCTCCGCCCTGGCACTGGATCTTCCCACACTTGGCATCCCTGGTAGCGACACGCAGACTTTAGCTTTagcatctcattcattcattctttttctacagcatatcctcacaagggtggcgaggggtgctggagcctatcccaggaaaGTTTATTTCAGCCTAAAACTGAtcaaactttttctttttttaaaaaaatgacatttactattttgggtaattgagtataaaggcgactataggggtgctatttcatgtctagagggctctaatatttcattcattcattaattttctaccgcttatcctcaccagggtcgcaaagggtgctggagcctatcccagctgtcttcgggtgcgagaggcggggtacaccctggactggtggccagccaatcacagggcactaatcgagtataaaggcgactataggggggctatttcatgtctagagagctctaataattcattcattcattcattttctaccgcttatcctgtgctggagcctagcccagctgtcttcaggtgcgagaggcggggtacactctggactggtggccagccaatcacagggcactaatcgagtataaaggcgactatagggttgctatttcatgtctagagagctctaataattcattcattttttaccgcttatcctgtgctggagcctaccccagctgtctttgcgtgcgagaggcggggtacaccctggactggtggccagccaatcacagggcacatatagacaaacaaccattcacactcacattcatacctatggacaatttggagtagccaattagcaactagcatgtttttggaatgtgggaggaaaccggagtacccggagaaaaaccacgcatgcacggggagaacatgcaaactccacacagagatggccgaattgaactcaggtctcctagctgtgtggcctgtgcgctaaccactcgaccgccgtgcagccaagtctggaaccaattaatcaatGCTAGCATAAGTAAAAAAATTGTGCATCAGTTCGCCTACATTTCCCGGTTAGTGAAACTCCAcgcggagatggccgagggtgggattgaaccccgggtctcctagctgtgaggcctgcgcgctaaccagctTTAGCATGtcaatgcaaaaaatgcatgAAGAGATTGATAACCGGATTTGAATAGCTTGAAAATATGCATGATTACGTCAATGGATTTAATTCACTGCCGTCTGTTTGGAATTATGTTTCAGTTATTGTAAGATTTTGTTATGGAATGATTACATATGACACCCTTATGAGCTAATAATCATAATTGTTCTGCTGAGTAATTTCCATTGTCCGATGGAGCAGCTGCAGCAGCGTCCCACCTTGCATCGCATTTGGCAAAAGAGCCTCTGGAATCCTTCCCGCAATTCCCGTAAGGATCCCCCGCAGAGTTGACTCGCTCAAAGCAGATCCCCGGTGCCGGCTTGGCTCCTGCGCACGGACAGCGGTCCAATAAGTGAAAAACATCCGTGATATTCCAAAGGAGGCAAGAGTCGAGCCTAACCTGCCCCCCACAGGGTGATGCACTGCTGCTCGTGCGTCTGACAGATTCCGTTGTAGCAGTAGCCCTCCACGTCGTGGCAGGCGTGGCCGTCGTGGAGGTAAACGTTGGCGGGGCAGTGAGGGTCGGCGCCCGTGCAGAACTCGGGAAGGTCGCAGGAGTTGCCCGAATCCCGACACACGGTGCCCGCCGGTTTGAGCtacacaagttaaaaaaaaaaaaaaagagtcacaaCGTCACACCAgaccggagaaaaccaacgagAAGCACTCGAGCGTGGAGGCACTCGAGCACTCAGGTACTTTAACACCAAACCTGGCAGTCTTCACAGCACTGTCCATGGGCGCACACGGCGTCCCCTTTGAGTGTGCACGTGGTGGCGTTGCAGCACGGATTCAAACATTCCTAAGGGAAGCAGAAAGACAGCAGACGATTGgaattgtattattgtaataattctATTATGGAAAAGCGACATTTACTATTTTGGgtataaaggcgactataggggtgctatttcatgtctagagggctctaataattcattcattttttaccgctcatcttgtgctggagcctatcccagctgtcttcggatgcgagaggcggggtacaccccggactggtggccagccagccaatcacagggcacatatagacaaacaaccattcacactcacattcatacctatggacaatttggagtcgccaattagcaactagcatgtttttggaatgtgggaggaaaccggagtacccggagaaaacccacacatgcacggggagaacatgcaaactccacacagagatagccgagggtgggattgaacccgggtctccaacCTGTGaagtctgagcgctaaccactcgactgccgtgcagcccggctctaataattaattaattcattcattttctacggcttatcctcacaaggggtgctggagcctatcccagctgtcttcgggtgcgagaggcggggtacaccctggactggtggccagccaatcacagggcacatatagacaaacaaccattcacactcacattcatacctatggacaatttggagtcgctaattaacctagcatgtttttggaatgtgaaacccggagtacccggagaaaacccacgcatgcaaacgaagaacatgcaaactgatggtgggattgaactcgggtctctttgctgtgaggtctgagcgctaaccactataccgccgtgcagcccggctctaataatgttaactaaaatatattcagattcatttatcacggttgggtctagtaccaattaaccgtgataaaggagggattactgtattagctcattagcattaaagatACAGACACCAAAGAATtcccagtcattcattcattcattcattttctaccgcttttcctcacgagggtcgcgggggtgctggagcctatcccagctgtcttcgggcgcaaggcggggtacaccctagactggtcgccagccaatcacagggcacatatagacaaacaaccattcacactcacattcatacctatggacaatttggagtcatgctaatcaacctagcatgtttttggaatgtgggaggaaaccggagtacccggagaaaacccacgcatgcacggggagaacatgcaaactccacacagagatgcccaagggtgggattgaaccctggtctcctagctgtgaggtctgtgcgctaacccctagatcaccgtgccgcccgaattCCCAGTCGGAATGACTAAAATCCCTATTAAAGTGTTAAAACAAGACAATTCTAATACATTATTATGGAAACTAAGAGTTATTTGAAATTGAATTTAGGAGGTTTAAGTGACACATGAACCTGATCTCCCGTTGTGGAGATCCTCTCTCATCTCAGTCAGGTCCAGAGAAGAGCCATCTTGTCTCTAGATCTGATCTTTGGACCCTCAGACCCGCATCAACAGGGTCTCATCTGTTGTGAATTTGAGCATCCTGGGGCGAAGGAAGTCCTAAATTGGCTCTAATGAGATCTTTACATCTGATGTGACATAACCCGACGTGGTCGATGGACTTTTTGGGGGTAAAGATCCTCCACAGTGACAAAACCAGGCTGCTACCCGCCTGCCCCCACCCCCAAGGAGAACCAGAGATGGGAgtaatgctgtaaaaaaaaacctggggctgtttttatcttttattaGATGCCAAAACACATCATCTCTGTACATCTCCGAGTAAGTCACGCATTGCAGCGTCACGCGAAGAATTAACTCGGTTTAGTCGCGTCTGTCTGCTTGTTTGGCCGACTCTCCGAGGTAAGGgcgagatgtgtgtgtgtgtgtgtgtgtgtgtgtgtgtgacaagcgAAGGTTGTTTATCTCCTGGACCTGACAGAAGCCTTTTGTTTATGGAGGACACAAAAGACTGCTTTCATCTTCTGGTCTATAAGTGCGCCGGAACATCAAACAAGCAGGTGGCGGCGGGAGGAAATGAAGACGGCCAAATAAATTAGCAGCGTAAGAAAGAACGGGATAGAAATACACTaaaccctcgtttatcacggtttattgcttccagacccgacagtgatgagtgaatttccacaaag
The window above is part of the Doryrhamphus excisus isolate RoL2022-K1 chromosome 20, RoL_Dexc_1.0, whole genome shotgun sequence genome. Proteins encoded here:
- the adam12b gene encoding disintegrin and metalloproteinase domain-containing protein 12, producing MGMWRRWKNLVFLVFVAVIWCLTSAIANIDGDIYNTLGGSVTSKVEPQHRGTTVPLLLMGQHTKPLSQLAPGGYPPSLRLLVPVEGEQLVLLLEKNEGLFASHYTETHYQDDGHVVTGAQNVTKNCYYHGEVQDHPDSDVTISVCSGLRGVVALENKSFIIEPASGQETDVHFIYRAEELRLTQGDCGHGFNMSSVAPEDHLKKPFQSFHNRHKRHAQKTTKYVELIIVADNREFQKQGKDLEKVKQRLAEIANYVDKFYRALNIRVALVGLEVWSDHDKCPVTQDPFATLHEFLDWRKVKLLPHRPHDNAQLISGVYFQGTTIGMAPIMSMCTAEQSGGIVMDHSENPLGAAVTLAHELGHNFGMNHDTPERGCGCRMTVDRGGCIMTPSTGYPFPTVFSTCSKKDLAASLEKGVGMCLDNMPEVKVLYGGQKCGNGYVEEGEECDCGEPEECLNPCCNATTCTLKGDAVCAHGQCCEDCQLKPAGTVCRDSGNSCDLPEFCTGADPHCPANVYLHDGHACHDVEGYCYNGICQTHEQQCITLWGAGAKPAPGICFERVNSAGDPYGNCGKDSRGSFAKCDARDAKCGKIQCQGGANRPVIGTNAVSIETNIPLQEGGRILCRGTHVYLGDDMPDPGLVLAGTKCGDGRVCLNRQCQNVSVFGVHECSGKCNGRGVCNNKKNCHCEAHWAPPFCEGAGFGGSIDSGPTRLAAHSVLIAVAVLVATSGLLLASALVCLKRKRLLRLLFTKKKSTLEKLRSIEAKRPTSPTRTQSTCRPLPQRKPPPKPCGTSIYKPSSLLSAEPLLPQHKFHSHSLRRLPLYQPLHISQPMPVSLAVGQSTLPPLPARQRLAPAHQAFSSPVGVPPFLSLPRQPASYRPDQDLDKPSPPRKPLPADPLGRSSRVGRGSPMAGVHTAGKGLLPVPIPVPVPTVPRPPPNIPLPSRPAPVLPYRPPKAPKDGC